The Alphaproteobacteria bacterium sequence GCAAAGGTTTTATCTTTTCAATCATCTTTCATATAGCAATCTTACTTTTGATGATTATAGGACTTCCTTTTTCGCTTGATAAAGAAATTATTATGCCGGAACTTGTCGGTTTTGAAATGGTAACGTCGCTCCCTGAAAACCCAGAAATTAAACAAGTTGTGCCAGAACCCAAGCCTGAACCCATCATCGAAAAACCAACACCTCAACCGCTTGTGCCACCTGAACCCGAATTCGTGCCTGAAGAGACAAAAATTGGTGCAATCGAAGATCAACCAACACCCCCTCCTCCTGCACCTATTCCAGAACCCGATCCAATCCCAGCGCCTAAGCCTGAGGTAAAACCGGATATTAAACCAGAGATCAAACCAGATATTGTGCAGAAACCAGCGCCCGTAAAAGACATTAAACCTGAGCCAAAACCAATGCTCAAACCTGTTCCACAAGCGGCTGCCATTAAACCCATGCAGAAACCTAAAAACCCAAATGCACCCAAAACAAAAGAAGACAAAGAATTCGACGATGTATTAGAATCAGTTTTAGCAATGGATGAAGCGCCTAAAGTTGCACCCAAAAAACCAACCGAATCAGGCGGCAAGCAAGGCCCTAAGGGCTTGGATGATTCTGATATTGCCATGATTGCAAAACAAATTGAACCATGCTGGGAATTCCAGGAAGTACGCGATGTGAATATTGTCTTTAAAGTTGACATCAGCAAAGATGGCCATTTCACCAATCCTAAAATGGATGAAACCTACGAAATAACATCTAATCCCGTAAATCGTGCGATAGCAGATGCAGCACACAGGGCTATATTAAATCCAAAATGCAATGATTTTGGCTGGCTGAAAAAGAAATACGCTGATGTTTCATCGCTTAAAGTGAACTTTAATCCCAGAAACATGGTTGGATATTAACCTTCATTCTACTCCCCGCGGACTTCCCCACGGGCATATCATCACCCAAAAGTGTTTCAACCTATTGATATTTAATAACTATTGCTTGCTCCACCTCCTACATCCCGCGACTTGATCGCGGGATCCAGACGATCTTTCCTAAAGTTAACATTGTATAAATTAAGCAATGACATCTTCTTTATTTACTTTCTGGATCCCGCGGACAAGCCGCGGGACGTAGGAAGAGAGGTTTATAATTATGGGCAATGATATGCCCAAGGGGGGGGCAGGAAAGTGACCAATATCCATCAACCAATAGCATTTTCAAGTTGTTTTACTATGCTCTTATGAAAGAAACATATCATCAATTTTAATATCGTTTAAGTTCCCAAGACATTCTGATTTTTTCTCTAACAATCCATCATCTAATTCTAATAAATCATTTAAAAAGTTTAAATCTCCATAATCTTTATCTTGCCCCACAAAAAGTGGCATCACGTCTTTAAACGCTTCAGCCTCATCTTCTTTAAAATTTTTCCATGTTTTTTTTGCCTTTTCAAAACTTTTCATTACATCTTGATCTAATTCATACCTATTAATCAACTCACTATTTTCCACAAAAAAACTACGCATGGATCTTAAAAAAGCAAGATAACTTCTTTTAATTGTTAGATCATATGATCTATAATAAGATGAAAATTTCAACAACAATTTTTTGTAACTTCCAAGTAGTTCAGGCGCAATTTCAGAGGGATCACTCTCCACAAACTCTTCCATAATTGGATTCTCATTTGGATGCTCATTATGCATTTTTTTCGAAAAATGAATCCAATTTTTATAATCTCGTGCAAAGCCTTTTGCAAGTTGATCATCCGTAATAGGTTCAGATTTAATCAGCGACATAAGATAAGCAGGTTCATTTTTAATCGCATAAAAAACACAAAATATATTTTTCAATTCTTCTTCACTTAAGACACGTTTTTTTTCATGTTCCTGATGATGCATCTCCGCTAAAAACAATTGTTCGGGCGTTGCAGAAACGTCATTTTCATAGGATTTTATTAATCCCATCAAATTAATCCATTTTGAAAGTGCTACATTATGAACAATTTTATCTTTTTTCATAAAATCACGTATCACTGAAGAATACGTTAATAATTCTTCGAAATGATTTGGTGCACCATGCCCTGTATTAAGAAGTTCTTTTGTATTACACTCAATGCCATTATACGTAAACCATGTTTTAACCAAACGTTCTTTACCCATTTTTTTAATTTTTTCGTAAAAATTAGTCCAATCCCGCATATTAACATTATTGTCATATGCATTTCCAAGTACTAAAAGAACATCATTAAAATTACTCGGATCTATTTTAAGGTTATATAGACGTCCTAAAATATCCCATTTTTCATTTTCACCTGAAGAGAGCCAACCATTATGAGAAATATACCCATCCCAACTATTAGGATATTTTTGTGCTTGCATCAACGCAGTTAAACCACCAAAACTAGCACCATATAGGTATTTAGGAACATTTTTAATATTATTTAAAGATGGATGAATAGATTCAGGATGTGTATTAATGACATGCAAAAAACTTTGAATACAATATTGCAATTTATTCATATAATTTTCAGTCATTTTAGATTGATGAATTTCATTATCTAACAAATCAGGTAAATTTAAATTAATAATCATAATATTTTGACGTGCTAAATAAGCATCAACACCTTCTAACACTGAGGGTTTATATGCCCGTTTAAGACGCGCATCTTTTTTCCACCCACCATAAACATTAACTTTAATGGCTTCAATTTTACATGGATTTACAGGAAAATGAATTGTATATCCAATAGGACATATAGATCCATCTTCAAATAGTACATTTACGGCCTGACCAACCTTAAAATTAACATTTACCCCTATACCATCATTGTATTCTTGTTGATTAGAAATAATTCCGGTACGCACTGGGGAAAATTCATCAGACAAAGTCTCTTTATCATCAACATTATCAGAAAACAAATATTTATAAAAATCAGCATAAGGAAGTGGCACTATATTTACAGCATCTTTTTGACCATGTTGCTCTATAAAATTATTAACATTAGTGTCAATAGTACCAAAATTTTTGTTATTAAATTTTAAAATAAAAATAAAAACATCAAAAATTAATTCAAAATGTTTTCTTTTTTTTATTAAATCATCAATTATATTTTTAATATATTGAATTTTTTCTTTGGTAATTTTATTTTTAGAACTCACAATGCAATTAATATAAGGTGCTGCGGCTTGAGAAATTTCATCTGAATAATTAAAAATTTTACCTAAAACATCTATTAAAGACATATCATTATCAATTTCAGATAAATAAACCTCTTTCATATATTTTGCCAAAGATATTAAGATAGTACCATTTTTTGTAAGTGTTAAATTTTTATTGTATAATTTCTTAAATGCACTCAAAAAAATTATGCGTTCATTTTCTTTAAGTTCTTTTTTAACATAATCCCCCCATATATTTGTTATTTTTTCTTGAAGAACAGACACCATTTTTGCCCATGTAAGTTGATTAGGATAATCAAAACTTTGTTCTATCCTTACAGTTTCTTCCGTATATGTTTCTTTTATATTTAATTTTTTCTTTTTTTTATGATTTTTTTGTTTATTAACAACTTCATTTTTGTTTTCAAATTCATCATAAGTTCTTTTGCCTGTGTTTTTATTATCCTCCGTATCATTAGCATGTAAAGACATTGCCGTAAAAAAAGATACAAAAACAAATAAATATGATAATACTTTCTTCATAAAAATCTCCGGTGTAATAAAATTTAAAATATCTAATATATAGAAATTATTTTACAATAAAATAACTATTAATACAACATAATTATTATTAATAGTTATTTAATAAATTATTTTTATAAAATAAATGAAGTTTAATTTAAAAAATTTATAATTCTATTGCAACAAACACAAATTACATAGCCACATTAAATTTAATAAACACCTGACATTGATTGAGATTAGAAAATACACCTAATTTTAAATTCTAAAAAGCATTCTTCAATCTCAAAAACCTATATAAAGATTAAAAATAAACACCCTATTGCACTTTTAAGCTTTTAAAAAACTTTAAGTTCATTACACTATGATTGGCAATTGTGATTCTATCAAAATGCATTGATGCCTCACAAAAACCATATCTAGTATCCTATTGAAACGACGTTCTTATTTTACCCTGGAGGTTTTATGCGTTACTTTAAATACAATCTTGTTTTTTTACTCTTTATCAATTTATTGATTATCCAACCAACGTGCGCCGAAGAATTCGAAGTGCACATCACGCGCGGCAAAATTGAAGCATTTCCAATCGCTATCCCCGCAATGTTTGGCGATCAACATGCTCAAGAAATCACCGAAATCATTAAAGCTGATTTACATAGATCCGGCATTTTTCGTTTACTTGATCCACGTGCTTTCATTCAAACGCCTGAATCCCTTAAAGCAGCACCCCGTTTTTCAGATTGGCGCTTAATCAATGCCAAAGCTTTAGTAACAGGTCATGTGACGCCTGATGTTGGTGGTCAATACAGAATTTCGTATCAATTGTTTGATGTCTATTTAGATCGTGAAACAGATCGCTTCGAAAAAGTCTTTACACTTGCTGACCTCAGAAAAGTTGCGCATGCAATATCAGATCGTATTTATGAACGTATCATCGGCATCTCCGGCTTTTTCAACACCCGTATTGCTTATGTTGCTGAATCTGGTCACCCTAAAAACCGTCAAAAACGACTCGCACTTATGGATCAAGATGGTTTCAATCAAGAATTTTTAACTAAAGCTGAAACAGGCATGGTCGTTAGTCCTCGTTTTTGCCCAACGCGCCCTGAAATCACTTACATGGCCTATCGTAACAATCAAGCACGTATTTATGTCATGGATTTAAAAACACGCCAAGAACGTCCACTCGGCTCCTTTGCCAACATGACTTTCGCCCCACGTTATTCATTAGATGGCAATAAACTCATTATGAGCTATGCCGAAAATAATGGAGACTCTGATATATACATTATGGATCTAAAAACACGTCAAAACAAAAGATTAACAGCAAATGCAGCCATCAACACCTCTCCTTCTTTATCCCCAGATGGATCAAAAGTTGTATTCAATTCTGACCGTGGTGGATCGCAACAACTTTATGTCATGAATGCTGATGGCAGCGATCAAAAGCGAATTAGTTTTGACGGTGTTAAATACGCAACACCTGTTTGGTCCCCTTTAGGAGATTTAATAGCATTTACAAAGGTTTTCAACGGTCAATACCACATTGGTGTCATGCGTCCAGACGGAAGTAACGAAAGAATTTTAACAAAAGGTGATTATATGGTTGAAGGGCCAGAATGGGCGCCTAATGGAAGATTACTGACCTATTATCGCCAAAGTCGTAGGGATAGACAAGGAAAAGCGCAGGTTAACCTTTATACAATCCACGTTTCGGGTGAACACGAACAGTGGCTCAGAACTACAACAGATGCATCTGATCCTTCGTGGTCGCCCTTGATTAGATGATCAAGACAGAGTATGATGCATTCATGAAAGATACTTACGTGTTTGAAAACGTTTTTTAATATGTGTTAGTATCTTAAGTATATTAATTTTGTTTGTAACAGTTTCTGATGGGGAGCTCCTCATGCGCCTAAAACATTTATGTCTGCTTTCACTAGTAATAATGGTAGCAGCTTGTGCTGATAAAAAAGCACCCGTTCAACAAGCCAATGTTGATCAACCACAATACGAACCTTATGTCGAAGATGGACATAATGTTCAACCAGGAAGTATTGAAGATTTCCGCGTTAACGTCGGCGATCGCGTATTTTTTGGATACAACCATCAAGATTTAACACCTGCAGCACGCGAAACTTTAGAGCGTCAAGCTGGTTGGCTTAAGCAATATGCTGATGTCAAAGTTATTATTGAAGGTCACTGCGATGAACGTGGAACACGTGAGTACAACTTAGCCCTTGGCGAACGTCGTGCACATGCTTCTAAACACTACCTTATCAGCCTAGGCATTCCAGCGAGCAGAATCCAAACGTTGAGCTTTGGTAAAGATAAGCCAGAAAATCCAGCTTCAAACGAAGAAGCTTGGTCACAAAATCGTCGTGCCGTTACAATTATTACTGAAGGCGCTCATTGAGCTTCCTCTAGTACTGGTTGATTCAAAAGGGAGCTTATGCTCCCTTTTTTATTTTGAGGTTAATTCACTATTGTCTAATGCTCCTGTGTTTTTCTTTATGTTTTTATTTTTATTTCTTTTCAAAGGCTCTTTCACGATTGGTTTATTCATAGGTTCATTTAATATTCTATTTTCATTAGGGATCTGCACATTCGGTTTTATACTTTCATGATGCATAGCTTCCCTCTCTACCTTTCTACTTTCAAGTGTTGCATTCATCGCCAATTTGTCACCAACAGCATAAGTTTGTAATGGCGCAAGCATTATAACCGTGTATATTATAGCAAATATTAATCCGGTGGTTTTCATTTATCCCTCCATCAATTAATTATATTACCTAATGTAATTATAACAGACTATACTTAAATAAAATGTGAAAAGTAAATAATTTTAATAAATTATTAATAATATTTTGATAAAATTGTAATAAAAAAATATATCTACATAAACATATTTAAAAACAAAAATAATTTTTATTTTCTAAATGAATTTAAAAACTTCAACATCTTTAAAAAAAACCCTAGATATCCTTTCAGATACCCAGGGCAAGTTGTCGAGGAAAAAATGTTACCCGAATAATTTTGAAAATATTTGGGTAAATTATAGTCGTTTAACTATCCAAATTATGAGGCAAAGTCTAGAAAGGCTAAGAGCCGGAACGAGTGTACCTCTTTGTACATGAGTAACCGAAACGCGAGCCTGACGACGAATTTGTCCATAATTTTGATAGTTATAAATCAACTGCAGCCGCTTGTATGTCCACAGGTAACACATTTAAGACATGTACCATTACGCACAAGCGTGAAATTACCGCAATCACCACAAGCATCACCTGCATAACCTTTTAAGCGTGCCTGGCGACCTTGCTCATAAGCATCGCTTTGAACAACTTGACTTACGCCTACTGCAAACACTTTACTTTCAACATGTTCGGGTTCAACCGCAAAAGCTTGAGATCCACCTGACAAAACCGATAAACGATTACGCACAAAACCTTTACTCGCAGCAAGATGAACAGCTTCCATGGTTGCAGCACTTGCCATGTGATGTGTCGTTCCTTCATGGCTGCCGCGACCAACGCTATCGGGTAATAAATCGGATGCTTCGGCATGTGCCAAATCATTACGTCCTAAATACGAAATAGCGAGTTCTCTGAAGATATAATCAATAACAGAGGTTGCCATTTTGATCGTATCATTGCCCTGCACCATGCCTGATGGTTCGAAACGTACAAAAGTGAAAGCATCAACGAATTCTTCTAAAGGCACGCCATATTGAAGACCCATTGAAATTGACATCGCAAAAGCATTCATTAAGCTTCTAAAAGCAGCCCCCTCTTTATGCATATCGATAAAGATTTCGCCCAATGTGCCATCATCATATTCACCTGTGCGTAAATAGACTTTATGGCCACCAATCGTTGCTTTTTGCGTATAGCCTTTTCGACGTTGTGGCAATTTACGACGATCCATAACGCGTTCAATAATTCTTTCAGCCATTTGAATAATTTTAGCACTTTGAGGTTTTACCTCTTCCGCATCAATATCATCATCTATATCGCCCACTAAAGAAGAACTTAAAGGTTGTGATAGTTTTGATCCATCACGATACAATGCATTACATTTTAAACCTTGTCGCCAGGACAATAAATAGGCTTCTTTACATTCTTCAACACTTGCCGAATTCTGCATATTAATTGTTTTGGAAATAGAGCCCGAAATAAATGGTTGAGCAGCCGCCATCATACGGATATGACTTTCAACAGACAAGAAACGTTTACCTATAGAACCACAAGGATTCGCACAATCAAAAACAGATAAATGCTTATCTTTTAAATGAGGCGCGCCTTCAAGCGTCATCGTCCCACAACAAAAAATATTCGCTTCCTGAATCTCAATACGTGAAAATCCTAAATGCGCTAAAAGATCAAAACTTATATCTTGTAATTGAGTATCTGTTATATGAAGAATATTCTTACAGAAATCTTCGCCTAAGCTCCATTTATTAAACATAAATTTAATGTCAAAGGCAGATTTCGCTGATTCCTCAAGTGATTGAAGTATCGCATCTGTAAACCCTTTTGCCTTCAAGCTGTCATGATTAATATGAGGCGCATTTTTAAGCGTCCCATGACCCACAGCATATGAAATCATTTCATCAATTTGATTTTCTTTATAGCCTAAATTTTTAAGGGCTTTTGGTACCAATTGATTAATAATCTTAAAGTATCCGCCACCTGCTAATTTTTTAAATTTAACAAGTGCATAATCAGGTTCAATCCCTGTTGTATCGCAATCCATAACAAGACCAATCGTCCCCGTCGGTGCAATCACTGTTGCTTGCGCATTACGGAAACCATATTGCGTTCCACTTGCAACCACATCATCCCATACTTTTTGCGCCGCTTTCACAAGGGGTTTCGACGGACAAGAAGTTGTATCTAAAGGAACAGGCGCAATCGCCATTTGTTCATAGCCGGTCTTTTTACCATAAACGGCCTTTTGATGATTACGCATCACACGCATCATATGCGGCGCATTTTTACTATATTCTTGAAATGCACCAATTTCTTTTGCAATTTCAGAAGACGCCAAATAAGAAACACCTGTCATAAGGGCTGAGATAGCACCGCCTAACGCACGGCCTTCTGGGCTGTCATAAGAATGACCAGATACCATTAAAAAGCCGCCCAAATTCGCAAAACCAAGTCCTAATGTTCTGTATTTATAAGAAAGTTCAGCAAGCTCTGTACTTGGAAATTGTGCCATATAAACCGATATTTCAAGCACAAGCGTCCAAATACGTGTGGCATGTATAAAGGAATCAACGTCAAACGCTTCTTCTGGTTTTGCTTTATCATCATAAAAACGCATTAAGTTTAAAGACGCTAAATTACACGCTGTATTATCCAAGAACATATATTCAGAACATGGATTTGATGCATTAATACGGCCGCCCTCTGGGCATGTATGCCAATCATTAATGGTTGTATCGAATTGCAATCCTGGATCAGCGCAGGACCATGCAGCATAGGCAATAGATTCCCATAAATCGCGTGCTTTCACCGTTTTAAAGACTTTACCATCTTTACGGCGAATCAAATTCCAATCTTCATCTTTCAAGACTTTTTCTAAAAATTCATTGGTCAAACGGACCGTATTGTTAGAATTTTGGCCAGAAACAGTACGATACGCTTCAGAATCCCAATCTGTATCATAGGATTTAAAATCGATATGCTTATAGCCTTGTTTCGCAAATTGGATAACGCGTTGAATATAGTTTTCTGAAATCAAAGACTTACGTGCTTCGCGGATAGCAGTACGTAAAGGTTTATTGATTTTAAGATCAAAGGCATCTTCTTTATTGGCACCCGTTACATAATGATGGCACGCATCCATAATGTCATTCAAATGCTTATGCGCTAGTTTTGATCCAGCAACGAGCGCTAAAACTTTTTGCTCTTCAATAACTTTCCAATTAATAAAATCTTCAACATCTGGATGATCGATATTAACAATCACCATTTTAGCAGCACGTCTGGTCGTCCCACCTGATTTAATAGCACCTGCTGCACGGTCACCAATTTTCAAAAAGCTCATAAGGCCTGAAGAAACACCACCGCCTGATAATTTTTCACCAGCGCCACGAATATCCGAAAAATTCGATCCAGTCCCAGATCCATATTTAAATAAACGGGCTTCTTTCGTCCATAAATCCATAATCCCGCCATTATTCACGAGATCATCTTTAACACTTAAAATAAAACACGCATGAGGCTGCGGACGGGCATAAGAGGAGCTTGAAAAAATAAGTTTTTCAGTTTCGGGATCAATATAAGAATGACCTTGCGCCGGGCCATCAATACCATAAGCCCAATGAAGACCTGTATTAAACC is a genomic window containing:
- the tolB gene encoding Tol-Pal system beta propeller repeat protein TolB, giving the protein MRYFKYNLVFLLFINLLIIQPTCAEEFEVHITRGKIEAFPIAIPAMFGDQHAQEITEIIKADLHRSGIFRLLDPRAFIQTPESLKAAPRFSDWRLINAKALVTGHVTPDVGGQYRISYQLFDVYLDRETDRFEKVFTLADLRKVAHAISDRIYERIIGISGFFNTRIAYVAESGHPKNRQKRLALMDQDGFNQEFLTKAETGMVVSPRFCPTRPEITYMAYRNNQARIYVMDLKTRQERPLGSFANMTFAPRYSLDGNKLIMSYAENNGDSDIYIMDLKTRQNKRLTANAAINTSPSLSPDGSKVVFNSDRGGSQQLYVMNADGSDQKRISFDGVKYATPVWSPLGDLIAFTKVFNGQYHIGVMRPDGSNERILTKGDYMVEGPEWAPNGRLLTYYRQSRRDRQGKAQVNLYTIHVSGEHEQWLRTTTDASDPSWSPLIR
- a CDS encoding vitamin B12-dependent ribonucleotide reductase, with the protein product MKFARRFTQSGTLPYDNIQFHETSSEIKNPDGSIVFQIQNIEVPQEWSQVATDVLAQKYFRKAGVPKFLKPVEENAVPSWLWRQVADEAKLSKCPEKERYTFESSAKQVFHRLAGAWTYWGWKGNYFTSEDDARAFYDELCYMLAKQMCAPNSPQWFNTGLHWAYGIDGPAQGHSYIDPETEKLIFSSSSYARPQPHACFILSVKDDLVNNGGIMDLWTKEARLFKYGSGTGSNFSDIRGAGEKLSGGGVSSGLMSFLKIGDRAAGAIKSGGTTRRAAKMVIVNIDHPDVEDFINWKVIEEQKVLALVAGSKLAHKHLNDIMDACHHYVTGANKEDAFDLKINKPLRTAIREARKSLISENYIQRVIQFAKQGYKHIDFKSYDTDWDSEAYRTVSGQNSNNTVRLTNEFLEKVLKDEDWNLIRRKDGKVFKTVKARDLWESIAYAAWSCADPGLQFDTTINDWHTCPEGGRINASNPCSEYMFLDNTACNLASLNLMRFYDDKAKPEEAFDVDSFIHATRIWTLVLEISVYMAQFPSTELAELSYKYRTLGLGFANLGGFLMVSGHSYDSPEGRALGGAISALMTGVSYLASSEIAKEIGAFQEYSKNAPHMMRVMRNHQKAVYGKKTGYEQMAIAPVPLDTTSCPSKPLVKAAQKVWDDVVASGTQYGFRNAQATVIAPTGTIGLVMDCDTTGIEPDYALVKFKKLAGGGYFKIINQLVPKALKNLGYKENQIDEMISYAVGHGTLKNAPHINHDSLKAKGFTDAILQSLEESAKSAFDIKFMFNKWSLGEDFCKNILHITDTQLQDISFDLLAHLGFSRIEIQEANIFCCGTMTLEGAPHLKDKHLSVFDCANPCGSIGKRFLSVESHIRMMAAAQPFISGSISKTINMQNSASVEECKEAYLLSWRQGLKCNALYRDGSKLSQPLSSSLVGDIDDDIDAEEVKPQSAKIIQMAERIIERVMDRRKLPQRRKGYTQKATIGGHKVYLRTGEYDDGTLGEIFIDMHKEGAAFRSLMNAFAMSISMGLQYGVPLEEFVDAFTFVRFEPSGMVQGNDTIKMATSVIDYIFRELAISYLGRNDLAHAEASDLLPDSVGRGSHEGTTHHMASAATMEAVHLAASKGFVRNRLSVLSGGSQAFAVEPEHVESKVFAVGVSQVVQSDAYEQGRQARLKGYAGDACGDCGNFTLVRNGTCLKCVTCGHTSGCS
- the pal gene encoding peptidoglycan-associated lipoprotein Pal produces the protein MRLKHLCLLSLVIMVAACADKKAPVQQANVDQPQYEPYVEDGHNVQPGSIEDFRVNVGDRVFFGYNHQDLTPAARETLERQAGWLKQYADVKVIIEGHCDERGTREYNLALGERRAHASKHYLISLGIPASRIQTLSFGKDKPENPASNEEAWSQNRRAVTIITEGAH